A section of the Leptotrichia sp. HSP-342 genome encodes:
- the rph gene encoding ribonuclease PH — MRNNNRKNDEMREVKVTKNYIVHPEGSVLIEFGNTKVICNATIEEKIPRWLKGTGSGWITAEYSMLPRATHTRIQRESIKGKLSGRTMEIQRLIGRALRAAIDLEKLGERTIMIDCDVIQADGGTRTASITGAYLALELAVERLIDEGKLKEIPIKSKVAAISVGKVRNEMLLDLEYEEDSKADVDMNIVMNDKGEFIELQGTGEEATFTHSELLKFIELSKNAFDKLFSL, encoded by the coding sequence GTGAGAAATAATAATAGAAAAAACGATGAAATGCGTGAAGTAAAAGTAACTAAAAATTATATTGTCCATCCAGAAGGTTCTGTTTTAATCGAATTTGGAAATACAAAGGTTATTTGTAATGCAACAATTGAGGAAAAGATTCCAAGATGGCTAAAAGGGACAGGATCAGGATGGATAACTGCTGAATACAGCATGCTTCCAAGAGCAACACATACACGTATCCAAAGAGAATCAATAAAAGGAAAACTATCTGGAAGAACAATGGAAATCCAGCGGTTAATAGGAAGAGCCTTGAGAGCAGCGATAGATTTGGAAAAACTTGGTGAAAGAACTATAATGATAGACTGTGATGTAATTCAGGCAGATGGAGGAACAAGAACAGCTTCAATCACGGGAGCCTATCTTGCTCTAGAATTAGCAGTTGAAAGACTTATAGATGAAGGAAAATTAAAAGAAATTCCAATAAAATCAAAAGTCGCAGCAATAAGTGTTGGAAAAGTCCGAAATGAAATGCTTCTTGACTTAGAATATGAAGAAGACTCGAAAGCTGATGTGGATATGAATATTGTAATGAATGACAAAGGTGAGTTTATTGAATTGCAGGGTACAGGAGAAGAAGCAACTTTTACTCATTCAGAACTATTGAAGTTTATTGAATTGTCTAAAAATGCCTTTGATAAGTTATTTAGTTTATAA